The bacterium genome includes a region encoding these proteins:
- a CDS encoding TIGR00153 family protein: protein MRRTIFELFAKSPFGPLQDHMRKVMDCVRLVPSLFEALEQGDNTRLKEISEKVDKAEFEADEIKNQIRSDLPSTIFTPVDRGDLLDILRFQDRISDAAEDVAVLLNMKDLPFPDELAAYFWRFMEQVMITVEQYAKISEELDELMEASFGGAEAGKVMEMITVLGEMEHETDRKQQELLKKLLTMEEELGALNIVLWMRVFQLAGDIANGAERTGNRVRLFLSK from the coding sequence ATGAGACGCACGATCTTCGAACTGTTCGCCAAATCGCCTTTCGGTCCCCTGCAGGATCACATGCGGAAAGTCATGGACTGCGTCAGATTGGTTCCCAGCCTTTTCGAGGCCCTCGAGCAGGGCGACAATACCAGGCTTAAGGAAATCTCGGAAAAGGTGGACAAGGCCGAGTTCGAGGCCGACGAGATCAAGAACCAGATCCGCAGCGACCTGCCCAGCACCATCTTCACCCCCGTGGACAGGGGCGACCTGCTGGATATCCTCCGGTTCCAGGACCGGATCAGCGACGCGGCTGAAGACGTCGCCGTCCTTCTGAACATGAAGGACCTGCCCTTCCCGGATGAACTGGCCGCGTACTTCTGGAGGTTCATGGAGCAGGTCATGATCACCGTCGAGCAGTACGCCAAGATCAGTGAGGAGCTTGACGAGTTGATGGAAGCTTCCTTCGGCGGCGCGGAGGCCGGGAAGGTCATGGAGATGATAACCGTCCTCGGCGAGATGGAGCATGAGACCGACCGGAAACAGCAGGAACTTCTGAAGAAGCTCCTGACCATGGAGGAAGAGCTTGGAGCCCTGAACATCGTCCTCTGGATGAGGGTGTTCCAACTGGCCGGGGATATCGCCAACGGCGCCGAAAGGACCGGCAACAGGGTCCGCCTTTTCCTCTCCAAATAA
- a CDS encoding inorganic phosphate transporter, with translation MLTLSPWIFWFGLAACAYMAWNIGANDVANAMGTSVGSHAITMKQAVILAAVFEFAGAFLVGGHVTETVRKGIVSTEAFQGHADLFVLGMLAALLAAGIWLNLATFLGLPVSTTHSIVGSVVGFGLVVGGIGAVNWGKLGSVVMSWFISPFAGGLMAWLTFTFIKRTVLTSWNPVRAARRVVPLLLIPVMVVLVLSLLYKGLKNLKLNVGFNQALLIGLAVGIVSYILMRFFLLFKFTHRPGKRKEASQQVEDIFAYLQVGTACYVAFAHGANDVANAIGPFAAIVAVFKSGDLSMAVPVPMWVLGLGGVGIVVGLGTWGYKVIETIGNKITSITPSRGFSAEFATATTVLICSKMGLPVSTSHTLVGSVIGVGLARGIAALNLKVIRNIVNSWLITVPATAVVTIVIFLLLKAVAL, from the coding sequence ATGCTCACTCTAAGCCCCTGGATCTTCTGGTTCGGTCTCGCGGCCTGCGCCTACATGGCCTGGAACATCGGGGCCAACGATGTGGCAAACGCCATGGGAACTTCCGTTGGCTCCCATGCCATTACCATGAAGCAGGCGGTCATTCTGGCCGCCGTTTTTGAGTTTGCCGGAGCGTTCCTCGTCGGCGGTCACGTCACCGAAACCGTCCGCAAGGGGATCGTATCCACCGAAGCCTTCCAGGGTCATGCCGACCTGTTTGTCCTGGGCATGCTCGCTGCCCTTCTTGCCGCAGGGATCTGGCTGAACCTTGCCACCTTCCTGGGGCTCCCGGTTTCCACAACCCACTCCATTGTCGGCTCCGTCGTAGGGTTCGGCCTCGTCGTGGGCGGCATTGGCGCCGTCAACTGGGGCAAGCTCGGGTCGGTCGTCATGAGTTGGTTCATCTCCCCCTTCGCGGGCGGCCTCATGGCCTGGCTCACCTTCACATTTATCAAGAGGACCGTCCTCACCTCCTGGAACCCGGTGCGCGCCGCCCGCAGAGTCGTTCCCCTCCTGCTCATCCCGGTCATGGTTGTCCTGGTCCTGTCCCTGCTTTACAAGGGACTCAAGAACCTGAAGCTCAACGTCGGGTTCAACCAGGCTCTCCTCATCGGGCTTGCCGTGGGCATCGTGTCCTACATCCTGATGAGGTTTTTTCTCCTTTTCAAGTTCACCCATCGGCCCGGCAAAAGGAAGGAAGCCTCCCAGCAGGTCGAGGATATCTTTGCCTACCTCCAGGTGGGCACCGCGTGTTACGTGGCCTTCGCCCACGGGGCCAACGACGTGGCCAACGCCATCGGCCCCTTCGCCGCCATCGTGGCGGTGTTCAAAAGCGGCGACCTGTCCATGGCGGTACCGGTTCCCATGTGGGTGCTCGGCCTGGGAGGGGTCGGCATTGTCGTTGGCCTGGGAACCTGGGGGTACAAGGTCATTGAGACCATCGGCAACAAGATCACCTCCATCACCCCTTCACGCGGTTTTTCGGCCGAGTTCGCCACGGCTACGACGGTCCTCATCTGTTCCAAGATGGGGCTGCCCGTGTCGACCAGCCACACCCTGGTAGGCTCGGTCATCGGCGTGGGGCTGGCCCGCGGGATCGCGGCGTTAAACCTGAAGGTCATCCGCAACATCGTAAACTCCTGGCTCATCACCGTCCCGGCCACCGCAGTCGTCACCATTGTCATTTTTCTTCTTCTTAAGGCAGTGGCCCTTTAG
- a CDS encoding YhdH/YhfP family quinone oxidoreductase: MSQPEYSCMLVEETEPNTFTRKIITRNVDDLPEGDLLIRVRYSSLNYKDALSATGNKGVTRTFPHTPGIDAAGEVVRCDTGAFREGDEVVVTGYDLGMNTPGGFGEYIRVPSQWAVPLPAGLTLAESMALGTAGFTAALCVLGLEHGGVVPADGDILVTGATGGVGSMAVSILAKAGYRVTAVTGKPEAAPFLESLGAAQVLGREDVLVGADRPMMKERWAGGVDVVGGDTLAAAVKATRYGGVVTCCGLVGSPDLPLNVFPFILRGVSLVGIDSVQVPMEPRLQVWSRLAGEWKPDNPGQMVSEVGLPGLDAKIDEILAGKVKGRVLVKL; encoded by the coding sequence ATGTCCCAACCGGAATACAGTTGCATGCTCGTCGAAGAGACCGAACCGAATACCTTTACCAGGAAGATCATCACACGCAATGTGGACGACCTGCCGGAGGGAGATCTGCTCATAAGGGTCCGGTACTCGTCCCTCAACTACAAGGACGCCCTGTCGGCCACGGGGAACAAGGGGGTCACCAGGACCTTTCCCCACACGCCGGGGATCGACGCGGCCGGCGAGGTCGTCAGGTGTGATACGGGAGCTTTCCGGGAGGGAGACGAGGTGGTGGTCACAGGCTACGACCTGGGGATGAACACGCCGGGCGGTTTCGGTGAGTACATCCGGGTCCCGTCACAGTGGGCCGTGCCGCTGCCGGCCGGCCTGACCCTGGCAGAGAGCATGGCCCTCGGCACCGCCGGTTTCACGGCCGCTCTTTGCGTCCTTGGACTGGAACACGGCGGGGTGGTCCCGGCCGACGGCGACATCCTGGTTACCGGAGCCACGGGCGGGGTCGGCAGCATGGCGGTGTCTATCCTCGCAAAGGCCGGATACCGGGTGACGGCTGTCACAGGCAAGCCCGAGGCCGCCCCCTTTCTCGAATCCCTTGGGGCGGCCCAGGTCCTGGGCCGTGAGGATGTACTCGTGGGCGCCGACCGCCCCATGATGAAGGAACGCTGGGCCGGCGGTGTGGATGTGGTGGGAGGCGATACCCTGGCCGCCGCGGTAAAGGCCACCCGCTACGGCGGGGTCGTTACCTGCTGCGGACTGGTCGGTTCACCGGACCTGCCCCTGAACGTCTTTCCCTTTATCCTCAGGGGCGTCAGCCTTGTCGGGATCGACTCGGTCCAGGTGCCCATGGAGCCCAGGCTGCAGGTGTGGTCCCGGCTGGCCGGGGAGTGGAAGCCTGATAATCCGGGTCAGATGGTGAGTGAGGTTGGTCTGCCCGGGCTCGATGCGAAGATCGACGAGATCCTGGCAGGAAAGGTGAAAGGAAGAGTGCTGGTAAAGCTTTGA
- a CDS encoding DUF1622 domain-containing protein, giving the protein MIETLHRIIEGISTAISLTGVLVVLWGVAQALATFVGSKVGPGQTRLFENVTVRQELGSHLLLGLEIFISADIISSVASPTWNKVGLLAAIVGIRTVLSYFLTLEMKTDSVSGRS; this is encoded by the coding sequence GTGATCGAAACGCTGCACAGGATCATCGAAGGGATCAGCACAGCCATAAGCCTTACAGGGGTCCTGGTGGTCCTGTGGGGTGTCGCCCAGGCTCTGGCCACCTTCGTGGGCTCAAAGGTGGGGCCGGGGCAGACCCGGCTCTTCGAGAATGTTACGGTGAGACAGGAACTCGGCAGCCACCTTCTGCTGGGGCTGGAGATCTTCATCTCGGCCGACATCATAAGCTCGGTGGCGAGCCCGACCTGGAACAAGGTCGGGCTTCTCGCAGCCATCGTCGGTATCAGGACCGTTCTGAGCTACTTCCTTACTCTGGAGATGAAGACCGATTCGGTTTCCGGCCGTTCCTGA
- a CDS encoding efflux transporter outer membrane subunit, translating to MKRQSGPSGQPGPWAKPSDHIKDLSLGALFFLGTVLLTGCAHTDSAASAGPSVTVPGQFTIYPENAPAPDRWWEGFGSAELDTLVDDTLAGSLTLRQSLARLEQSRSLVIQAGADRLPDLTLNAGASETRRETGGQRSETSSRSLTLASSWELDFWGRVRATERAALLDQEGSRESLYSAAMTLVSEVTLKWLEMISVKRQMELVRTQLETNRTILDLMEQRYLKGLANALDVYQQRQAVAETEASLPQLEAREETLLNEIAVLSGRPPRTDLKLTAAVFPGTGPLPTTGVPADLLARRPDIRTAGLKLRATKARTAAARSGRLPKVTLSATAGYSSNSLADILDDWLGTLAANLAWTLFDSGSKRAEVTRLEAVAGEYLAAYEQAVLTAIREVEDAMVREVRQAEYVKALEEQLSISRDGFREAISRYRKGLSDYLPVLTALTGTQRLERSIVLAEFERLSQRVTLHRALGGGWMEEEFE from the coding sequence TTGAAACGACAGAGCGGACCTTCCGGGCAGCCTGGCCCCTGGGCAAAACCGTCAGACCATATCAAAGACCTTTCCCTTGGGGCGCTGTTTTTCCTGGGGACGGTCCTGCTGACCGGCTGCGCTCACACGGACAGCGCGGCCAGTGCCGGGCCTTCCGTCACGGTCCCCGGGCAGTTCACCATTTACCCGGAGAACGCCCCGGCTCCGGATAGATGGTGGGAAGGGTTCGGATCCGCCGAACTCGACACGCTCGTCGACGACACCCTTGCCGGCAGCCTGACCCTCCGGCAGTCCCTGGCCCGCCTCGAGCAGTCCCGATCCCTGGTCATCCAGGCCGGCGCCGACCGGCTGCCCGACCTGACCCTCAACGCGGGGGCCTCCGAGACCAGGAGGGAAACGGGGGGCCAGCGTTCTGAAACCAGTTCGAGGAGCCTCACCCTTGCAAGCAGTTGGGAACTGGATTTCTGGGGGCGTGTCCGGGCCACGGAAAGAGCCGCACTCCTTGACCAGGAGGGTTCAAGGGAGAGCCTTTATTCCGCAGCCATGACCCTGGTTTCCGAGGTGACACTGAAGTGGCTGGAGATGATATCGGTCAAAAGGCAGATGGAGTTGGTCCGGACACAGCTCGAGACCAACCGGACGATCCTCGACCTCATGGAGCAGCGCTATCTGAAAGGCCTTGCCAATGCACTGGACGTTTACCAGCAGCGCCAGGCAGTAGCCGAGACCGAGGCGTCCCTCCCACAGCTCGAGGCCCGGGAGGAGACGCTGCTGAACGAAATAGCCGTCCTTTCCGGCAGGCCCCCGCGCACTGATCTGAAGCTGACCGCTGCCGTCTTTCCCGGAACAGGGCCCCTGCCCACGACAGGAGTGCCGGCGGACCTCCTTGCCCGGCGGCCGGACATCAGGACCGCCGGGCTGAAGCTTCGCGCCACCAAGGCCCGGACAGCAGCCGCCCGGTCCGGGCGCCTGCCCAAGGTGACCCTGTCTGCCACCGCCGGGTACAGTTCAAACAGCCTTGCGGACATCCTGGATGACTGGCTGGGCACCCTCGCCGCCAACCTGGCATGGACCCTGTTTGACTCCGGTTCCAAAAGGGCCGAAGTCACGCGGCTGGAGGCTGTCGCCGGCGAGTACCTGGCCGCCTACGAACAGGCCGTGCTCACCGCCATCCGGGAAGTGGAAGACGCCATGGTGCGGGAGGTCAGGCAGGCCGAGTATGTCAAGGCCCTTGAGGAGCAGCTGTCCATCTCCAGGGACGGTTTCCGGGAAGCCATTTCCAGGTACCGGAAGGGGCTTTCAGACTACCTGCCGGTTCTCACTGCGCTCACCGGCACCCAGAGGCTGGAACGATCCATCGTCCTTGCGGAGTTCGAGCGTCTCAGCCAGCGGGTGACGCTGCACAGGGCTCTTGGAGGTGGTTGGATGGAAGAGGAATTTGAATGA
- a CDS encoding efflux RND transporter periplasmic adaptor subunit — MDNPNPYGRPPISPREKAALTVAGIVILAVSLGVTTYMMTHKPTAQRKKPVPVIPMVRVMETFPTAHQVNVPVQGTVVPALQVDLKARAGGEIIWTSPEFVEGGIFNKGQALVKIDPTEYELALVGKKALLQSATLDLKSEQGRQEIARSEWAILGLEERATEMDRELALRQPQLAAFEAKLEAARAEVRQAELNIERTVVRAPFNSVIRSTSVDLGAQVSAQGAIAELAGTDTFYVEALVPLDRLPMIHVPDGKGDTGSRALVTISGGRVLEGSIYKLLTDLQPSGRLARILIEVDDPLDLKRKNVDRLPLLLGDFVSVEIKGRTIQNVFAISREHMKDGGRVYTVDSANRLRIIDVEIVWSSTDQVFVRGLDPGVWLVVSALSAPVEGMELRIDAPEGTSDSEGEGKREKAEGNN; from the coding sequence ATGGATAACCCCAACCCTTACGGACGCCCGCCGATCTCCCCGCGTGAAAAGGCGGCCCTCACCGTCGCCGGCATCGTGATCCTCGCCGTCTCCCTCGGGGTGACCACTTACATGATGACCCATAAACCGACGGCCCAGCGTAAGAAGCCGGTACCGGTCATTCCCATGGTCAGAGTCATGGAAACTTTCCCGACCGCCCACCAGGTTAACGTCCCTGTGCAGGGAACCGTGGTCCCGGCGCTGCAGGTGGATCTGAAGGCCCGGGCCGGTGGCGAGATCATCTGGACGAGTCCCGAGTTCGTGGAAGGGGGCATCTTCAATAAGGGCCAGGCCCTGGTGAAGATCGACCCCACCGAGTACGAACTGGCTCTTGTGGGCAAGAAGGCACTCCTGCAGTCAGCCACCCTCGACCTTAAATCCGAGCAGGGACGCCAGGAGATCGCGCGCAGCGAATGGGCGATCCTGGGTCTCGAGGAGCGCGCCACGGAGATGGATCGTGAGCTTGCCCTGCGCCAGCCCCAACTCGCGGCGTTCGAGGCAAAACTGGAAGCGGCAAGAGCCGAGGTGAGACAGGCGGAACTTAACATAGAACGGACCGTGGTCAGAGCCCCTTTTAACTCCGTCATCAGATCCACCAGCGTGGACCTGGGTGCCCAGGTCAGCGCACAGGGTGCCATTGCGGAACTTGCCGGCACGGACACGTTCTACGTCGAGGCCCTCGTTCCCCTGGACCGGCTGCCCATGATCCATGTCCCCGATGGAAAAGGCGACACGGGATCCAGGGCGCTGGTCACCATAAGCGGGGGGCGTGTCCTGGAGGGAAGCATTTACAAACTTCTCACAGACCTTCAACCCAGCGGAAGACTGGCCCGCATTCTCATCGAGGTGGATGACCCCCTCGATCTGAAGAGGAAAAACGTCGATCGCCTCCCACTGCTCCTTGGAGATTTCGTCAGCGTGGAGATTAAAGGGCGTACGATACAGAACGTGTTCGCCATCTCCAGGGAACACATGAAGGACGGAGGCCGGGTGTACACCGTGGATAGCGCAAACCGGCTGCGGATCATCGATGTGGAGATCGTTTGGAGCAGCACGGACCAGGTCTTCGTGCGAGGGCTGGATCCCGGTGTCTGGCTCGTGGTCTCGGCCCTGTCCGCCCCGGTGGAGGGGATGGAACTTCGCATCGATGCCCCCGAAGGGACATCGGATTCGGAGGGAGAAGGAAAGAGGGAGAAGGCGGAAGGGAACAACTGA
- a CDS encoding efflux RND transporter permease subunit, producing the protein MAHNPVAANLIMVACLLGGVLMLGKITQEVFPSTERDIVRIRLPYPGASPEEVEQGLILAVEEAVRGLDGVDKISSTADEGHGTVEVELLQGQDLQKLANDIKGEVTRIGTFPVDADDPEVNVLSHRRNVIDLVLYGDTGPAALHELGELVRDQLLSDPDITQVELDGVNPLEISIEIPQENLRRYNLTLDEVASRLRGAAVDLPGGGIKTATGEILLRMKERRDYGRQFASIPVITAQDGTRVLLQDLAVVNDSYEESDSYATFDGKPAVFLDVFRIGDQTPIQVADAVFRQLEILRAALPEGIGISVLRDNAKAYRQRAELLIRNGILGTLLVLVILGIFLELRLAFWVMMGIPISFLGTLLFFPVLGISINMMTLFAFIMAVGIVVDDAVIVGENVYYHHQQGYTFLDAAIRGAREIATPVTFSILTNIAAFMPLYFIPGVMGKVFKMIPLVVCTAFLISLFESLFILPAHLGRRQERKLGAIRGWIHGRQQAFSRWFIHWVRARFGPFLDAALSRRYLVVAIGLAILIFFLAYAGSGRMGLSLFPKVESDFARASASLPYGTPVEKTEAVAIKMRSAALRIVEESGHPELVTGIYTRVGRGGTHNLFMMVYLADPEIRNKIMTTREFTRRWRESLGQLPEAETLNFASDFGGPGSGSAITVELSHRDTAILEQASADLAMELLNYSLVKDIDDGYSPGKEQLDFSLKAEGKALGLTAQDVARQIRSSFYGIRVLRQQRGRNELSVTVRLPKEERISEYSLQELMIKAPTGAFVPLRDVVQIDRGRAFTTIVRRAGRRVVQVTADINDRSRSGEIEDALKETELPKLLSRYPGLQYSFEGRAADTRESMSSLKIGFIIAILLIFTMLAVPFKSYTQPLIVMSSIPFGIIGAVIGHMIMGYSLSVVSMFGIVALSGVVVNDALILIDFANRRVREQEMSVHDAVLEAAVQRFRPILLTTVTTFGGLAPMMFERALQARFIIPMAISLGYGILFATVITLLLVPCLYMVIEDLGRLHGSVTGGWRKLTGSHGDQE; encoded by the coding sequence ATGGCCCACAACCCCGTGGCGGCCAACCTCATCATGGTCGCCTGCCTTCTGGGCGGCGTTCTCATGCTGGGCAAGATCACCCAGGAGGTGTTCCCAAGCACGGAACGGGACATCGTAAGGATACGCCTGCCCTATCCGGGAGCAAGCCCCGAGGAGGTGGAACAGGGCCTCATTCTGGCGGTAGAGGAAGCCGTGCGGGGGCTCGACGGAGTCGACAAGATCAGCTCCACGGCCGACGAGGGCCACGGCACGGTGGAGGTGGAACTGCTCCAGGGCCAGGACCTGCAGAAGCTGGCCAACGACATTAAAGGCGAGGTCACCCGCATCGGAACCTTCCCGGTAGACGCCGACGACCCCGAGGTCAACGTCCTTTCCCATCGGCGGAACGTCATCGATCTGGTCCTTTACGGCGATACCGGGCCGGCGGCCCTGCACGAGCTTGGCGAACTTGTCAGGGACCAGCTGCTCTCCGACCCCGATATCACCCAGGTGGAACTGGACGGTGTGAATCCGCTGGAGATAAGTATAGAGATCCCCCAGGAGAACCTGAGGCGTTACAACCTGACCCTGGACGAAGTGGCTTCCCGGCTGCGCGGCGCCGCCGTGGACCTCCCCGGCGGCGGTATCAAAACGGCCACCGGCGAGATCCTCCTGCGCATGAAGGAACGGCGCGACTACGGCCGCCAGTTCGCCAGCATCCCTGTTATCACGGCCCAGGACGGCACCCGTGTCCTTCTCCAGGACCTCGCCGTGGTGAACGACTCCTACGAGGAGTCCGACAGCTACGCCACCTTTGACGGCAAACCGGCCGTTTTCCTGGACGTGTTCCGCATCGGCGACCAGACCCCCATCCAGGTGGCCGACGCGGTGTTCAGGCAGCTCGAGATCCTCAGGGCCGCCCTTCCGGAAGGGATCGGCATCTCCGTCCTCAGGGACAACGCCAAAGCCTACCGCCAGCGCGCCGAACTGCTCATCAGGAACGGGATCCTGGGCACACTGCTGGTTCTGGTGATCCTGGGCATCTTCCTCGAACTTCGCCTGGCATTCTGGGTGATGATGGGCATCCCCATCTCCTTCCTGGGCACCCTTCTCTTCTTTCCAGTCCTGGGCATCTCCATCAACATGATGACCCTGTTCGCTTTCATCATGGCCGTTGGGATCGTGGTGGACGACGCGGTCATCGTGGGAGAGAACGTCTACTACCACCACCAGCAGGGGTACACTTTCCTCGATGCCGCCATCCGGGGAGCCAGGGAGATCGCCACTCCAGTGACCTTCAGCATCCTCACCAACATCGCCGCTTTCATGCCCCTGTATTTCATCCCCGGAGTCATGGGCAAGGTTTTCAAGATGATCCCGCTGGTCGTGTGCACGGCCTTTCTCATCTCCCTTTTCGAGTCCCTTTTCATCCTGCCGGCCCACCTGGGACGCCGACAGGAGAGGAAGCTGGGGGCCATCCGGGGTTGGATCCACGGCCGCCAGCAGGCCTTCAGCAGGTGGTTCATCCACTGGGTGCGCGCCCGCTTCGGACCGTTCCTGGACGCCGCCCTGTCGAGGCGATACCTGGTTGTGGCCATCGGGCTGGCCATCCTCATCTTCTTTCTCGCCTACGCGGGCAGCGGGCGCATGGGGTTGAGTCTCTTCCCCAAAGTGGAGTCTGACTTCGCCAGGGCCTCGGCAAGCCTGCCCTACGGCACCCCCGTTGAAAAGACCGAAGCCGTGGCCATAAAGATGCGGTCGGCGGCCCTCAGGATCGTTGAGGAGTCAGGTCACCCCGAACTTGTCACCGGTATCTACACCCGCGTGGGGAGGGGCGGCACCCACAACCTCTTCATGATGGTCTACCTGGCCGATCCCGAGATCCGCAACAAGATCATGACCACCCGGGAGTTCACAAGAAGATGGAGAGAATCTCTGGGACAGCTGCCGGAGGCGGAAACCCTTAATTTCGCCTCGGATTTCGGCGGGCCGGGATCGGGGTCCGCTATCACGGTGGAGCTTTCCCACAGGGACACGGCCATCCTGGAGCAGGCCAGCGCCGACCTGGCCATGGAACTTCTCAACTACTCCCTGGTCAAGGACATCGACGACGGATATTCGCCCGGCAAGGAGCAGCTGGACTTTTCGCTCAAGGCCGAGGGCAAGGCCCTCGGCCTCACCGCCCAGGATGTGGCCAGGCAGATAAGAAGCTCCTTTTACGGGATCAGGGTCCTGCGCCAGCAGAGGGGCCGCAACGAGCTTTCCGTCACCGTACGGCTGCCGAAGGAAGAGCGGATCTCCGAATACAGTCTCCAGGAGCTGATGATAAAGGCTCCCACAGGGGCCTTCGTGCCCCTCAGGGACGTTGTCCAGATCGATCGCGGCAGGGCTTTTACGACCATCGTCAGGCGCGCCGGGCGCCGTGTGGTCCAGGTCACCGCAGACATCAACGACCGGAGCCGCTCCGGTGAGATCGAGGACGCACTCAAGGAAACGGAGCTCCCAAAACTGCTGAGCCGCTATCCGGGCCTGCAGTACAGTTTCGAGGGAAGGGCCGCCGACACACGGGAGAGCATGTCGAGCCTGAAGATCGGTTTCATCATAGCGATCCTCCTCATTTTCACCATGCTCGCCGTGCCCTTCAAATCGTACACACAGCCCCTCATCGTCATGAGCAGTATCCCCTTCGGCATCATCGGCGCCGTCATCGGCCACATGATCATGGGCTACAGCCTGAGTGTCGTAAGCATGTTCGGCATCGTGGCGCTGTCGGGAGTCGTGGTCAACGACGCCCTCATCCTCATCGATTTTGCCAACCGGCGCGTCCGGGAGCAGGAGATGTCCGTTCACGACGCGGTCCTGGAAGCGGCAGTCCAGAGGTTCCGGCCCATCCTCCTCACCACCGTTACAACCTTTGGTGGCCTGGCTCCCATGATGTTCGAACGGGCTCTCCAGGCCCGTTTCATAATCCCCATGGCCATCTCCCTGGGGTACGGGATCCTTTTCGCCACGGTCATCACCCTGCTGCTGGTGCCTTGCCTTTACATGGTGATCGAAGACCTGGGCAGGCTTCACGGAAGCGTGACCGGCGGCTGGAGGAAGCTGACCGGATCTCATGGAGACCAGGAGTGA